One region of Micromonospora ureilytica genomic DNA includes:
- the corA gene encoding magnesium/cobalt transporter CorA, translating to MVGGRRFRPGGGFGRQLDEYETTVDVPPSTEPPAPSHGGLVDSAVYVRGHRFASPSGLAETYRCLQEQDGAMAWIGLYRPDIDQITSLAREFRLHDLAVEDAINAHQRPKLERYGHTLFVVLRAARYDDLREEVEFSELHLFIGPGFVVTVRHGEAPDLAAVRRRMETEAQMLARGSEAILYAILDQVVDGYAPVVAGLENDIDEIETQVFGGDPNASRRIYGLSREVIQFQRAARPLLSVLDALAVGAGSDDEELRRYLRDVTDHLTQVVERVDGFRHLLQNILTVNATLVSQQQNEEMRSLTAASYSQNEELKKVSSWAAILFAPTLIGTVYGMNFVHMPELNWRFGYLFALLLMLLVCGTLYVIFKRRGWL from the coding sequence ATGGTCGGCGGCCGTCGCTTCCGCCCGGGTGGTGGCTTCGGCCGCCAACTCGACGAGTACGAGACGACTGTCGATGTGCCGCCGTCCACGGAGCCACCCGCCCCGTCCCACGGCGGTCTGGTGGACAGCGCGGTCTACGTCCGGGGGCACCGGTTCGCCTCTCCCTCCGGCCTCGCCGAGACGTACCGCTGCCTCCAGGAGCAGGACGGCGCGATGGCCTGGATCGGGTTGTACCGACCCGACATCGACCAGATCACCTCGCTGGCCCGGGAGTTCCGGCTGCACGACCTGGCGGTCGAGGACGCGATCAACGCCCACCAGCGGCCCAAGCTGGAACGGTACGGTCACACGCTGTTCGTGGTGCTGCGCGCCGCCCGCTACGACGACCTCCGGGAGGAGGTCGAGTTCTCCGAGCTGCACCTGTTCATCGGGCCGGGCTTCGTGGTCACCGTCCGACACGGTGAGGCGCCCGATCTGGCCGCGGTGCGTCGGCGGATGGAGACCGAGGCGCAGATGCTCGCCCGGGGCTCGGAGGCGATCCTGTACGCGATCCTCGACCAGGTCGTCGACGGGTACGCGCCGGTGGTGGCCGGGCTGGAGAACGACATCGACGAGATCGAGACCCAGGTGTTCGGTGGCGACCCGAACGCCAGTCGCCGCATCTACGGCCTCAGCCGCGAGGTCATCCAGTTCCAGCGGGCCGCCCGCCCACTGCTCAGCGTGCTCGACGCGCTGGCCGTCGGCGCGGGTAGCGACGACGAGGAGCTGCGCCGCTACCTGCGCGACGTGACCGACCACCTGACCCAGGTGGTGGAGCGGGTGGACGGTTTCCGGCACCTGTTGCAGAACATCCTCACTGTCAACGCCACCCTCGTCTCGCAGCAGCAGAACGAGGAGATGCGCAGCCTCACCGCGGCCAGCTACAGCCAGAACGAGGAGCTGAAGAAGGTTTCCTCCTGGGCGGCGATCCTCTTCGCTCCCACGCTCATCGGCACCGTGTACGGCATGAACTTCGTCCACATGCCAGAGCTGAACTGGCGCTTCGGCTACCTCTTCGCGCTGCTGTTGATGCTGCTGGTCTGCGGCACCCTCTACGTGATCTTCAAGCGGCGCGGCTGGCTCTGA
- a CDS encoding amino acid transporter: MTGDAPVEVDRRAGRLRGWLLAAGSDQAVQHPGPHGRPPEHRHHPWWKVMCLTGVDYFSTLGYQPGIAALAAGALSPVATLVLVLVTLLGALPVYRRVAVESPHGEGSIAMLVRLLSYWPGKLLVLVLLGFAATDFIITITLSAADATAHIDENPFWPSGLKGHEVLVTLLLVSLLGVVFLKGFTEAIGIAVVLVAIYLTLNAVVVADALWRVVTHPSAVGDWTTMLTTGHGDPWLVVGLSLLVFPKLALGLSGFETGVAVMPSVRGDPQDSEARPLGRIRGARRLLTTAAVIMSVFLITSSVTTTVLIPPDAFQPGGPANGRALAYLAHAHLGEVFGTIYDLSTIGILWFAGASAMAGLLNLVPRYLPRYGMAPTWARAVRPLVLVFTAVAFLITIVFEASVDAQGGAYATGVLVLITSAATAVTLAALRRRQRGRTVAFGVIAVIFVYTTLANVVERPDGVKIAACFIGGIILVSVLSRLMRAYELRVDHVELDPVAARMIDERAGRRIRLIAHEPDRRDEAEYRAKLAQTMADNDFPDDSDVIFVEVTVTDPSDFETALLVRGGVVDGRFPVLSLASSSVPTALAALLLEVRDRSRRRPHIYFEWSEGGPTRNFLRYLAFGQGAIASVTREILRRREPDPHRRPHVHAG; encoded by the coding sequence ATGACGGGGGACGCGCCGGTGGAGGTCGACAGACGTGCCGGCCGGTTGCGGGGGTGGCTGCTCGCCGCCGGCTCGGACCAGGCCGTGCAGCACCCGGGGCCGCACGGGCGCCCGCCGGAGCACCGGCACCACCCGTGGTGGAAGGTGATGTGCCTGACCGGTGTCGACTACTTCTCCACGCTGGGTTACCAGCCGGGCATCGCGGCGCTGGCCGCCGGGGCGCTCTCGCCGGTGGCGACGCTGGTGCTGGTGCTGGTGACCCTGCTGGGGGCGCTGCCGGTCTACCGGCGGGTGGCGGTGGAGAGCCCACACGGCGAGGGCTCCATCGCGATGCTGGTACGCCTGCTGAGCTACTGGCCGGGCAAGTTGCTGGTGCTGGTGCTGCTCGGCTTCGCGGCCACCGACTTCATCATCACCATCACCCTCTCGGCCGCCGACGCGACGGCGCACATCGACGAGAACCCGTTCTGGCCGAGCGGGCTCAAGGGGCACGAGGTGCTGGTCACGCTGCTGCTCGTGTCGCTGCTGGGCGTGGTGTTCCTCAAGGGATTCACCGAGGCCATCGGGATCGCCGTCGTCCTGGTCGCGATCTACCTGACGCTGAACGCGGTGGTGGTGGCCGACGCGCTGTGGCGGGTGGTGACGCATCCGAGCGCGGTCGGCGACTGGACCACCATGCTGACCACCGGGCACGGCGATCCGTGGTTGGTGGTCGGGCTGTCGCTGCTGGTCTTCCCGAAGCTGGCGTTGGGTCTGTCCGGCTTCGAGACCGGGGTGGCGGTCATGCCGAGCGTACGGGGTGACCCGCAGGACTCGGAGGCACGACCGCTGGGCCGGATCCGTGGCGCGCGCCGGCTGCTCACCACGGCAGCGGTGATCATGAGCGTCTTTCTGATCACCAGCAGCGTGACGACCACAGTGCTCATCCCGCCGGACGCCTTCCAGCCGGGCGGGCCGGCGAACGGGCGGGCGCTGGCCTACCTGGCGCACGCCCACCTCGGCGAGGTGTTCGGCACCATCTACGACCTGTCCACCATCGGGATCCTCTGGTTCGCGGGGGCATCGGCGATGGCCGGTCTGCTCAATCTCGTGCCGCGCTACCTGCCGCGCTACGGCATGGCGCCGACCTGGGCGCGAGCCGTCCGGCCACTGGTGCTGGTCTTCACCGCCGTGGCGTTCCTGATCACCATCGTCTTCGAGGCCAGCGTGGACGCGCAGGGCGGCGCGTACGCGACAGGGGTCCTGGTGTTGATCACCTCGGCGGCGACGGCGGTGACGCTCGCGGCGCTCCGGCGGCGTCAGCGTGGCCGCACCGTCGCATTCGGAGTCATCGCGGTGATCTTCGTCTACACCACGCTGGCGAACGTGGTGGAGCGCCCGGACGGTGTCAAGATCGCTGCCTGTTTCATCGGCGGGATCATCCTGGTGTCGGTGCTGTCCCGGCTGATGCGGGCCTACGAGCTGCGCGTCGACCACGTCGAGCTGGACCCGGTCGCGGCCCGGATGATCGACGAACGGGCCGGACGGCGGATCCGTCTCATCGCCCACGAACCCGACCGGCGTGACGAGGCCGAGTACCGCGCCAAGTTGGCCCAGACCATGGCGGACAACGACTTCCCCGACGACAGCGACGTCATCTTCGTCGAGGTGACTGTCACCGACCCGTCCGACTTCGAGACCGCGCTGCTGGTCCGCGGCGGCGTGGTCGACGGCCGTTTCCCGGTGCTCAGCCTGGCCAGCTCGTCGGTGCCCACCGCGCTCGCCGCCCTGCTGCTGGAGGTCCGTGACCGCAGCCGGCGACGCCCACACATCTACTTCGAGTGGTCCGAGGGCGGCCCGACTCGCAACTTCCTGCGCTACCTGGCGTTCGGACAGGGCGCCATCGCCTCGGTGACCCGGGAGATCCTGCGCCGCCGGGAGCCCGACCCGCACCGTCGACCGCACGTGCACGCCGGCTGA
- a CDS encoding ABC transporter substrate-binding protein — MRFLPALTRAAALGAATILAATALTACGDDSSSDATANPYGLAQAGVLRAGTLTDAPPNVYLKDGKFTGFDNDLLTAVAGKLGLTVEFVGTDFSALLSQVNNRKFDVGSSSITITEARKKTVDFGNGYDFGYFGLDVPAGSPITSFDQLAGKRVVVVQGTVQDDYATGKQLNPVRVPDYNGAINQLKAGTADAWIAPAEIGEKSATDSNGKITVAAKQLSPAPTAYAVAKGGDRLREALNKGLDEVIADGTWSRLQAQYYPGRPIPADFAPGSGAVKVSAASATPTGPATPAVPSASASAAS, encoded by the coding sequence GTGCGATTCCTTCCTGCCCTGACCCGCGCCGCCGCCCTGGGCGCGGCCACGATCCTGGCCGCCACCGCCCTCACCGCCTGCGGCGACGACAGCTCGTCCGACGCCACCGCCAACCCGTACGGCCTGGCCCAGGCGGGTGTGCTGCGCGCCGGCACGCTGACCGACGCCCCGCCGAACGTGTACCTCAAGGACGGCAAGTTCACCGGCTTCGACAACGACCTGCTGACCGCCGTGGCCGGCAAGCTCGGCCTCACTGTCGAGTTCGTCGGCACCGACTTCTCCGCACTGCTCAGCCAGGTCAACAACCGGAAGTTCGACGTCGGCAGTTCCTCGATCACCATCACCGAGGCCCGCAAGAAGACAGTCGACTTCGGCAACGGCTACGACTTCGGCTACTTCGGCCTGGACGTCCCGGCCGGCTCTCCGATCACCAGCTTCGACCAGCTCGCCGGCAAGCGGGTCGTGGTGGTGCAGGGCACCGTCCAGGACGACTACGCCACCGGCAAGCAGCTCAACCCGGTGCGAGTGCCGGACTACAACGGCGCGATCAACCAGCTCAAGGCCGGTACCGCCGACGCCTGGATCGCCCCGGCAGAGATCGGCGAGAAGTCCGCCACCGACAGCAACGGCAAGATCACCGTGGCGGCCAAGCAGCTCAGCCCGGCACCGACCGCGTACGCCGTGGCCAAGGGCGGCGACAGGCTGCGCGAGGCGCTGAACAAGGGCCTCGACGAGGTCATCGCCGATGGCACCTGGAGCCGGTTGCAGGCGCAGTACTACCCGGGCCGACCGATCCCGGCGGACTTCGCGCCGGGCAGCGGCGCGGTGAAGGTGTCGGCCGCGTCGGCCACGCCGACGGGCCCGGCTACGCCGGCCGTACCGTCGGCGTCCGCGTCGGCCGCGTCCTGA
- a CDS encoding amino acid ABC transporter permease: protein MDPLSTLWETFFDWDAMREALPEMLTVGLPNTLILAVSAALLGSVLGLLLAVAGISRSRWLRWPARVYTDVFRGLPAAATILLIGVGLAPLGMQVWGPDPYPLGILALSLIAAAYIGEIFRSGIQSVEAAQLEGARALGFSWADAMRLVIIPQGIRRVLPAWVNQLIALIKDSSLVYFLGLVASQRELFRIGQDYAATTGNESALLLAGLCYLALTVPLTHVVNWIDRRLRNGRPATASTEEDDDDTASYAATEGDRR, encoded by the coding sequence ATGGATCCGTTGAGCACCCTGTGGGAGACCTTCTTCGACTGGGACGCGATGCGCGAGGCGCTGCCCGAGATGCTGACCGTCGGGTTGCCCAACACGCTGATCCTGGCGGTCTCCGCCGCCCTGCTCGGCTCGGTGCTGGGCCTGCTGTTGGCCGTCGCCGGGATCTCCCGCAGCCGCTGGTTGCGCTGGCCGGCACGGGTCTACACCGACGTGTTCCGGGGACTGCCGGCCGCGGCGACGATCCTGCTGATCGGTGTCGGGCTGGCCCCGCTGGGCATGCAGGTCTGGGGGCCGGATCCCTACCCGTTGGGCATCCTGGCGCTGTCGCTCATCGCCGCCGCGTACATCGGGGAGATCTTCCGCTCGGGTATCCAGTCGGTGGAGGCCGCCCAGTTGGAGGGCGCGCGGGCACTCGGCTTCTCCTGGGCCGACGCGATGCGGTTGGTGATCATCCCGCAGGGCATCCGGCGGGTGCTGCCGGCCTGGGTCAACCAGCTCATCGCGCTGATCAAGGACTCCAGCCTGGTCTACTTCCTCGGCCTGGTGGCCAGCCAGCGGGAGCTGTTCCGGATCGGGCAGGACTACGCGGCCACCACCGGCAACGAATCGGCGCTGCTGCTGGCGGGGCTCTGTTACCTGGCGTTGACAGTTCCGCTGACGCACGTCGTCAACTGGATCGACAGGCGGCTGCGCAACGGTCGGCCGGCCACCGCGTCGACCGAGGAGGACGACGACGACACAGCGTCGTACGCCGCGACGGAAGGAGATCGGCGATGA
- a CDS encoding amino acid ABC transporter ATP-binding protein, which translates to MTAATTTSVSLDVRDVHLAFGPNRVLRGVDLSVPRGATACVIGPSGSGKSTLLRTINRLIEPDRGDVLLDGRSVLGDDPDALRQRVGMVFQQFNLFPHMSVLRNITLALRRLRKLGSDEAETVARAQLELVGLAGKANSRPAQLSGGQQQRVAIARALALRPEVMLFDEATSALDPELVKGVLAVMADLSAAGMTMVVVTHEMGFARQVADTVAFMDRGVVLEAGPPEAIFERAAHPRLRRFLDQVL; encoded by the coding sequence ATGACCGCCGCCACGACGACCTCGGTCAGCCTCGACGTACGCGACGTGCACCTCGCCTTCGGACCGAACCGGGTGCTGCGCGGCGTCGACCTCTCGGTGCCGCGTGGTGCGACGGCCTGCGTCATCGGCCCGTCCGGGTCGGGCAAGTCCACGCTGCTGCGCACCATCAACCGGCTCATCGAACCGGACCGGGGCGACGTGCTGCTGGACGGGCGCAGCGTGCTGGGCGACGACCCGGACGCGCTGCGGCAGCGGGTGGGCATGGTGTTCCAGCAGTTCAACCTCTTCCCCCACATGAGCGTGCTGCGCAACATCACGCTGGCGCTGCGCCGGCTGCGCAAGCTCGGGTCGGACGAGGCGGAGACTGTCGCCCGCGCCCAGTTGGAGCTGGTGGGGCTGGCCGGCAAGGCGAACTCCCGGCCGGCGCAGCTCTCCGGCGGTCAGCAGCAGCGGGTGGCGATCGCCCGCGCGCTGGCGCTGCGGCCCGAGGTGATGCTCTTCGACGAGGCGACCTCGGCGCTCGACCCGGAGTTGGTCAAGGGCGTCCTCGCGGTGATGGCCGACCTGTCCGCCGCCGGGATGACCATGGTGGTGGTGACCCACGAGATGGGCTTCGCCCGGCAGGTCGCCGACACCGTGGCCTTCATGGACCGGGGTGTGGTGCTGGAGGCCGGCCCACCCGAGGCGATCTTCGAGCGGGCCGCGCATCCGCGGCTTCGCCGGTTCCTCGACCAGGTGCTCTGA
- a CDS encoding Na+/H+ antiporter, whose product MEALILIVALGVTVLVGTTLGGRYRVAPPVLLIALGVLLGLTPPLSEVTLEPDLVLLIFLPAILYRESLTISLREIRANLPVIGLLAVVLVVLTMVTVSLAAQALGVNPAAAWVLGAVLAPTDAAAVTGLAKRLPRKLLTTLHAESLINDGTALVVFAVAVGLLSQSDKPGVLGIGEEFVGASVGGVVAGLLVGTAVVLIRKRLDDPLREGALSVLTPFGAFLLADSVHASGVLAVVVAGLVLAYAGPRVIRARSRVLAYAFWDLSTFLINGGLFVLLGTQIPRAVRGITSTSPGRALVIVLVVTVVVIGTRLLFIYLTAQSARLRRRRMVDPSQGPSTWRVGTVAGWSGFRGAVSLAAALAVPTMTVDGRPVVERDLIIFVTALVIVLIMLLQGTTLPLVVRWAGLSGDPERVDEARNARRRATEVGLAALPQVAAEVGAQDDSVRRLQAEYQRHLADLNESGGNTAEERRLERRLRLGVLAHKRREVTRLRDNREIDDLVLQELQAALDNEEIRLLGRGPNE is encoded by the coding sequence GTGGAGGCGCTCATCCTGATCGTGGCGCTCGGCGTCACGGTCCTCGTCGGCACCACTCTCGGCGGTCGGTACCGGGTCGCCCCACCGGTCCTGCTCATCGCGTTGGGCGTGTTGCTGGGGCTCACGCCGCCGCTGTCCGAGGTCACCCTGGAACCGGACCTGGTCCTGCTGATCTTCCTGCCGGCGATCCTGTACCGGGAGAGCCTCACCATCAGCCTGCGCGAGATCCGGGCGAACCTGCCGGTGATCGGGTTGCTGGCCGTGGTGCTGGTGGTGCTCACCATGGTCACGGTGTCGCTCGCCGCGCAGGCGCTCGGGGTGAACCCCGCCGCCGCCTGGGTGCTCGGCGCGGTCCTCGCGCCGACCGACGCCGCCGCGGTCACCGGCCTGGCCAAGCGGCTGCCCCGGAAGCTGCTCACCACTCTGCACGCGGAGAGCCTGATCAACGACGGCACCGCGCTTGTGGTCTTCGCGGTGGCCGTGGGTCTGCTCAGCCAGAGCGACAAACCAGGCGTGCTGGGTATCGGCGAGGAGTTCGTCGGCGCCAGCGTCGGCGGCGTGGTCGCCGGTCTGCTGGTGGGCACCGCCGTGGTGCTGATCCGCAAGCGGCTCGACGATCCGCTGCGGGAGGGCGCGCTCAGCGTGCTGACACCGTTCGGCGCGTTCCTGCTCGCCGACTCGGTGCACGCCAGTGGTGTGCTGGCGGTGGTGGTCGCCGGTCTGGTGCTGGCCTACGCCGGCCCACGGGTGATCCGCGCCCGGTCCCGGGTGCTGGCGTACGCGTTCTGGGACCTGTCCACGTTCCTGATCAACGGCGGGTTGTTCGTCCTGCTCGGCACGCAGATTCCCCGCGCGGTCCGGGGTATCACCAGCACCTCGCCCGGGCGTGCTCTGGTGATCGTGCTGGTGGTCACAGTGGTCGTGATCGGCACCCGACTGCTCTTCATCTATCTCACCGCGCAGTCGGCGCGGCTGCGACGCCGGCGGATGGTGGACCCGAGCCAGGGGCCGTCCACCTGGCGGGTGGGGACGGTCGCGGGCTGGTCCGGCTTCCGGGGCGCGGTCTCGCTCGCCGCCGCCCTGGCTGTCCCGACGATGACTGTCGACGGCCGTCCGGTGGTCGAACGTGATCTGATCATCTTCGTCACCGCGCTGGTGATCGTGCTGATCATGCTCTTGCAGGGCACCACCCTGCCACTGGTGGTGCGCTGGGCCGGGCTGAGCGGCGACCCGGAACGCGTCGACGAGGCCCGCAACGCCCGGCGGCGGGCCACCGAGGTGGGCCTTGCCGCTCTTCCCCAGGTCGCCGCCGAGGTCGGTGCCCAGGACGACTCGGTACGTCGGTTGCAGGCCGAGTATCAGCGGCATCTGGCCGACCTCAACGAGAGCGGCGGCAACACCGCCGAGGAGCGCCGGCTGGAGCGGCGACTGCGCCTCGGCGTCCTCGCCCACAAGAGGCGGGAGGTCACCCGGCTGCGCGACAACCGGGAGATCGACGACCTGGTGCTGCAGGAACTCCAGGCCGCGCTGGACAACGAGGAGATCCGGCTGCTGGGGCGCGGGCCCAACGAGTGA
- a CDS encoding BTAD domain-containing putative transcriptional regulator, which yields MTRQLTAPVVVTFGVLGPVIAATERGPVPLRGHRQRLVLGRLLIAHGRVVPVDRLVDDLWEVPPDGAVGAIRTFVADLRRALEPDRPPRQPPGILVTEPPGYVLKAAPETVDAGQFEAAVGEAAGLLAAGRPGPALAALETALGLWRGPAYADCANESWAVAEINRLNELRMLAVERRAEALLAVGRPDDAAADLPAHLASHPLREDAWRLLAVARYRAGRQGDALAALREARHVLVTELGVDPGPELRRLEADILAQAPHLTPPPERAATPDLREAARPVEVGQRPFVGRDAELERLRHAADAASRRHQPTLALLSGDPGAGKTVLAEALTRRLVADGWTTAWGRSPEYEGAPPAWPWTQITDALAGPAAPVVAVEPAVGSAGPAESRFRRHRAVASLLSAVADRGPVLLVLDDLHRADGDTLDLLTALLTGPQPANGPVLILGTYRATEISPELTATLARAARLEPVREYLAGLPASATGELAGAIVGAELDPATTRSIHKRSGGNPFFVRELAQLYAGSGEAGLAAVPPGVRDVIRHRLAQLPASTRTVLRQAAVLGRDLDADVLGALAGDPTAALDAVDRALAAGFLTERESDGRLRFTHILVRDTLYADLSAPRRSAWHAAVAEVLRQREPVEPAALAYHLLRAGGPAAAAQASTYARVAAERAERGGSPHEAARLWGQAIEAYDRAGGIEQRGRVTALLGLGRALAVTGRLAEARRRRAEAITAAESTGDPLLIQEVLAGFDVPASWTRNDDDLLSGHIVRAAEHALTALGPTGSAQRSRLLSTLALELRGTTTDRGRRAADEAETIARHIGDPGLLAFALNARFMHAFERVGLADERARIGVDLVDLATRHHLVTFEVLGHLVLVQAHCALADRPGADAHARAADHLAERYELPLVGVFTQWYAALRLALDGQSTAAADAYRAAADRMPADGMPGLAQGLLPLALLGLRLADAVSDDSPAGDARLVPELRPIPGPDDVDWARLDWGPHEPWVRPLLLAATGDRSATRAALRALSDGPHDLLREVRLCLTARAALAIGDRPTMERVAVALRPAAAELAAGSGVVTVGPVAGHLADLAAALGRDEEAAEHRRTARMLTARVRADDPT from the coding sequence ATGACCAGGCAACTGACGGCGCCCGTCGTGGTGACCTTCGGTGTGCTCGGGCCGGTGATCGCCGCGACCGAGCGCGGCCCGGTCCCCCTGCGGGGCCACCGGCAGCGCTTGGTGCTGGGCCGGCTGTTGATCGCCCACGGTCGGGTGGTGCCTGTGGATCGGCTCGTCGACGACCTGTGGGAGGTCCCACCGGACGGCGCGGTGGGCGCGATCCGGACCTTCGTCGCCGACCTGCGCCGGGCCCTGGAACCCGATCGACCACCCCGGCAACCGCCGGGGATCCTGGTCACCGAGCCACCCGGGTACGTGCTGAAGGCCGCCCCGGAAACGGTGGACGCCGGACAGTTCGAGGCGGCCGTCGGGGAGGCGGCCGGACTGCTGGCGGCCGGACGCCCCGGGCCGGCCCTGGCCGCGCTGGAGACGGCACTCGGGCTCTGGCGGGGGCCCGCCTACGCCGACTGCGCCAACGAGTCCTGGGCGGTCGCGGAGATCAACCGGCTGAACGAGTTACGGATGCTCGCCGTCGAGCGACGGGCGGAGGCGCTCCTCGCCGTGGGCCGACCGGACGACGCCGCCGCGGACCTACCGGCACACCTGGCCAGCCATCCGCTGCGCGAGGACGCCTGGCGGCTGCTCGCGGTCGCCCGCTACCGCGCCGGCCGGCAGGGCGACGCGCTGGCCGCGCTGCGGGAGGCCCGCCACGTCCTGGTGACCGAGTTGGGCGTGGACCCGGGGCCCGAGCTGCGACGGCTGGAAGCCGACATCCTGGCCCAGGCGCCGCACCTCACCCCGCCCCCGGAACGGGCCGCCACCCCCGACCTCCGGGAGGCCGCTCGACCCGTCGAGGTGGGGCAGCGCCCGTTCGTCGGCCGCGACGCCGAACTGGAGCGGCTGCGGCACGCCGCCGACGCCGCGTCCCGACGCCACCAGCCCACGCTCGCCCTGCTCAGCGGCGACCCGGGCGCCGGCAAGACGGTGCTGGCCGAGGCCCTGACCCGGCGCCTCGTCGCCGACGGCTGGACCACGGCGTGGGGACGCAGCCCGGAGTACGAGGGCGCCCCACCAGCGTGGCCGTGGACCCAGATCACCGACGCGCTCGCCGGGCCGGCTGCCCCCGTCGTCGCCGTCGAGCCGGCCGTCGGCTCGGCGGGTCCCGCCGAGAGCCGGTTTCGCCGGCACCGTGCGGTGGCGTCGCTGCTCTCGGCGGTCGCCGACCGAGGGCCGGTCCTCCTGGTCCTCGACGACCTGCACCGCGCCGACGGCGACACCCTGGACCTGTTGACCGCGCTGCTCACCGGCCCTCAGCCGGCCAACGGGCCGGTGCTGATCCTCGGCACCTACCGGGCCACCGAGATCAGCCCGGAGCTGACCGCCACCCTGGCCCGCGCCGCCCGGCTGGAACCGGTCCGGGAATATCTTGCCGGCCTGCCCGCGTCGGCGACCGGTGAGCTGGCCGGCGCCATCGTCGGGGCGGAGCTGGACCCGGCCACCACCCGGTCGATCCACAAGCGCAGCGGCGGTAACCCGTTCTTCGTCCGCGAACTGGCCCAGCTGTACGCGGGTTCGGGGGAGGCGGGTCTGGCCGCCGTGCCGCCCGGGGTACGCGACGTGATCCGGCACCGGTTGGCGCAGCTGCCCGCCTCGACCCGTACCGTGCTGCGGCAGGCGGCAGTGCTCGGCCGGGACCTCGACGCGGACGTGCTCGGCGCGTTGGCCGGTGACCCGACGGCGGCGCTGGACGCCGTGGACCGTGCCCTGGCGGCCGGTTTCCTCACCGAGCGGGAGTCCGACGGGCGGCTGCGCTTCACCCACATCCTGGTCCGCGACACGCTCTACGCCGACCTGTCCGCACCGCGCCGCTCCGCCTGGCACGCGGCCGTCGCCGAGGTGCTGCGACAGCGGGAACCGGTCGAGCCGGCGGCCCTCGCGTACCACCTGCTGCGCGCCGGTGGCCCGGCCGCCGCCGCCCAGGCGTCGACGTACGCCCGGGTGGCGGCCGAGCGGGCCGAACGGGGCGGCAGCCCGCACGAGGCGGCCCGCCTGTGGGGCCAGGCGATCGAGGCGTACGACCGCGCCGGCGGGATCGAGCAGCGCGGGCGGGTGACCGCGCTGCTCGGACTCGGGCGGGCGCTGGCCGTGACGGGCCGGCTGGCCGAGGCGCGGCGACGGCGAGCCGAAGCGATCACCGCCGCCGAGTCCACCGGCGACCCCCTGCTGATCCAGGAGGTGCTCGCGGGCTTCGACGTGCCCGCCAGCTGGACGCGCAACGACGACGATCTGCTCTCCGGGCACATCGTCCGAGCCGCCGAACACGCCCTGACCGCGCTCGGCCCGACCGGTTCGGCGCAGCGCAGCCGGCTGCTGAGCACCCTCGCGCTGGAGCTGCGCGGCACCACCACCGATCGTGGCCGCCGCGCCGCCGACGAGGCCGAGACGATCGCCCGCCACATCGGCGATCCCGGGCTGCTGGCCTTCGCGCTCAACGCCCGCTTCATGCACGCCTTCGAGCGCGTCGGTCTGGCCGACGAGCGGGCCCGGATCGGTGTCGACCTGGTCGACCTGGCCACCCGACACCACCTGGTGACCTTCGAGGTGCTCGGCCACCTCGTCCTGGTCCAGGCCCACTGCGCGCTGGCCGACCGGCCCGGCGCCGACGCGCACGCGCGCGCCGCCGACCACCTCGCCGAACGGTACGAGCTGCCATTGGTCGGCGTCTTCACCCAGTGGTACGCCGCACTGCGCCTCGCGCTCGACGGTCAGTCGACCGCGGCGGCGGACGCGTACCGGGCGGCGGCCGACCGAATGCCCGCCGACGGTATGCCGGGACTGGCCCAGGGGTTGCTGCCGCTCGCCCTGCTCGGCCTGCGGCTGGCCGACGCCGTCAGCGACGACTCACCGGCAGGCGACGCCCGGCTGGTCCCCGAGCTGCGACCGATTCCCGGGCCGGACGACGTGGACTGGGCGCGGCTGGACTGGGGCCCGCACGAGCCCTGGGTCCGACCACTGCTGCTCGCCGCCACTGGCGACCGCAGCGCCACCCGGGCGGCACTGCGAGCCCTGTCGGACGGGCCGCACGACCTGCTGCGGGAGGTGCGGCTGTGCCTCACCGCTCGGGCGGCGCTGGCCATCGGCGACCGGCCCACCATGGAACGCGTCGCCGTCGCGCTCCGCCCGGCCGCCGCCGAACTGGCCGCCGGCAGCGGAGTGGTCACCGTCGGCCCGGTAGCCGGGCACCTTGCGGATCTGGCCGCCGCGCTGGGCCGCGACGAGGAAGCAGCCGAGCACCGCCGTACCGCGCGGATGCTCACCGCACGCGTCCGCGCCGACGACCCAACCTGA
- a CDS encoding hydrolase: MGYDAAAVWRAWAPDLDHQTVGCGHFMAEEAPAAVLRALRNLLAR; encoded by the coding sequence GTGGGCTACGACGCCGCGGCGGTGTGGCGGGCCTGGGCGCCGGACCTGGACCACCAGACGGTCGGCTGCGGACACTTCATGGCCGAGGAGGCGCCGGCCGCGGTGCTCCGGGCGCTGCGGAACCTGCTCGCCCGTTGA